The DNA sequence TGGACGGCGTACGGGCCGGGGCTCGCGGCGACGCTGCTGCCGAGCCTGGCGGTCGCCTGGACCGACACCGACTGGCTGCGGCCGTTGCTGCTGGGGGTGGCGGCGCTGGTGATCACGCTGCTCGGCGCGCGTCACCGCCTCCAGGCGCTGCTGCTGCTCGGTGGGGCGGTGCTGGCGCTGGACGGGCTGCACGAGCTGGCGCCGTACGTGGTGCAGGTGGCGGGTGCGCTGCCCCGCTGGCTGCCGCCGGCCCTGGCCGGGCTGCTGCTGCTGGTGGTCGGAGCGACGTACGAGCAGCGGCTGCGCGACGCCCGCCGGCTGAAGGACACGCTGGGGCGGATGCGGTGAGCCGGGCCGGTCCGGGGGCCCGCTGCCACCAGCGGGCCCCCGGACCGGATCGGCGGACAACGCAGAGGGCCCGGGAGACGGAATCCGTCTCCCGGGCCCTCTGTTCCGGGTGGGCGATACTGGTTTCGAACCAGTGACCTCTTCGGTGTGAACGAAGCGCTCTCCCACTGAGCTAATCGCCCGGGCGCACCGCAAACATTACCCCATGTCAGCGGTGCCCCTGGACCGTCCCCGGCCTACTCGCCGATCTTCCACGGCATGGCGAGCCCGAACTTCCAGACATAGATCCCGGCCAGCACCGCCATGATCACCAGCCCCAGCGTGGTGAGGATGATGTTGCGTCGCCGGACCTTGGGATCGAGGGCCCGCTGCGCCGCCTCGGTGACCTTGCGCTTGGTCCAGCGCAGCACCAGCTGGGCCCAGACGAACTCGGTCGCCCAGATCGCCATACCGCCGAAGATCACCAGCCAGCCGGGGCCCGGCAGCACCAGCATGAGCGCGCCCGCGATCACCACGCCGAGGCCGACGATGAAGACGCCGACCTGCCAGCTCAGATGGAGCGCTTTCGACGCCTTGACGAAGCCCGGCGCCCGCGAGCCCAGCTCACGCTCCGCCCGGACCGATTCCCCCGTGGCGGATGCCGGGGCCGCCTGCTCGGCGACCTCGCTCCGCTCGTCACTCTCCGCGTTCATGAAGCTCAACTTACCCGACCTGTCTTCGTCACTGGAATGGGCGCATAACTCAAAGTTACACGCCGCTGAGCGAGGGACCCGAAGCATCACAAATGGGTCAGAGGGGTTTACAACGCCACCGTAGGTGGCATGTCGATTTCGCCGACGTGCGAATCCCCGAGCGCACACTGAGCGAAAGGCCCTGGCGCTTATGAACACCACGGTCAGCTGCGAGCTGCACCTGCGCCTCGTTGTGTCGAGCGAGTCCTCACTGCCTGTACCCGCGGGCCTGCGGTATGACACGGCCGATCCCTATGCCGTGCACGCCACCTTCCACACCGGAGCGGAGGAGACGGTCGAATGGGTATTCGCCCGCGACCTCCTTGCCGAGGGGCTGCACCGGCCCACCGGCACCGGAGACGTCCGCGTCTGGCCATCTCGTAGTCACGGTCAAGGCGTCGTATGCATCGCACTGAGCTCCCCAGAGGGAGAAGCCCTGCTCGAAGCCCCGGCACGAGCCCTGGAGTCATTCCTGAAGAGGACCGACGCCGCGGTTCCGCCCGGCACCGAGCATCGTCACTTCGATCTCGACACGGAGCTCTCCCACATCCTGGCCGAGAGCTGAGCCAGGCAGAGAGCCGCTCGACGCCGTCCGACTCGGGGCGACGGCGTCGTGCCGACAACCGCATAGGGCAGACACCGGCGCCGTCGTCGCGGAATCCACCGCGACGACGGCGTCGGCGCGCCCGGCCCACGCGGCTCCTCCTCCCAGGGGCGGAGGGGCCCGTTCCACTCCCCGCGGGGCCCGCACCGGGCCTGGCGCCGGCGGGCCGAGCCAGTAGAGTCAGCCGCCATCGGCAGGCGCCCGCCCGCCGGAAGGCCAGGGAGCGAAGCGTGCTGATCCCTCACGACACCCGGATCGCCCTCGACACGGTGGTCGATCTGGTGAACACCGCACCGGAGAGCGAGCCGCCGCGGGACGGACTCGCGGGCGGATCCGAGGACGGTCTCGCCGATGTCGCCGCGCTGTACGCCTTCGCGGAGCGGCATCTCATCAGCGGAGTCGGCACGCTCGGCGAGAAGGACCTGACCGCCGTGCGCGACGTCCGGGCCCGTTTCGCCGAGATCTTCGCGACGCCCGACCCCCGTGCCGCCGCCGACCTGGTCAACCGGCTCGTCGCGGCCGCCGGGACCACCCCGCAACTGACCGACCACGACGGCTACGACTGGCATGTGCACTACTTCGCCCCGGACGCCTCGATCGCCGACCATCTGGCGGCCGACTGCGGCATGGCGCTGGCCTTCATCATCGTGGCGGGCGAGCAGGAGCGGCTGCGGCGCTGCGAGGCGCCGGACTGCGGGCACGCGTTCGTCGACCTGTCGCGCAACCGCTCCCGCCGCTACTGCTCCAGCCGTACGTGCGGAAACCGGCTCCACGTCGCGGCGTACCGGGCCCGGCGCAAGGAAGCCGCCGGCTGACGTCCGGGCCGCCGCCCCGCACCGCGGCGCGATGTGTCACAGCAGGAAGAGATCGTGCAGGGCGGCCATCAGCAGCAGGCCCCCGATCACCGTCAGGAAGATCATCAGGGGCGGCTGGGAGAGCGCGAAGAGACAGCCGCGAGGCTCTTCGGCGGGGGGTGCGGGGGCGTCGCCCCGGGAAGTGTCCACCATCTCGGGGTGATCATGACGCACCCGCGGGCCGATTGGCGATCAACCCGTGTCATTCCCCCGGGAGTTCACCGTCCCGTGGCCATCAAAAATCGCTCCGGCGTACGGGCCGGTGTCAGGCATTCGAGCCGGTGGCCCGAGCGCCTCCGCCCGTCGGCCGGGCGTCTCAGATGCCGTGCTTCTTGAGGATCGCCTCGATGTCGCTGAAGTCGTCGCCGGGCGCGGCGGCCTCCTGCTTCTTCTTCTGCTTCGGCTGCGCCTGTGGCTTCGCGGCCGAAGCCGCGGGGCCCGCCGTACCGCCCGCACCGAGCGAGGGGGCGGACGCGGCCGGGGCCACCGCGTCATTCCGCCGGGCCGCCCTCGCGGCCTTGCGCTCCGCCCGGGTGGTGGTGCCTCGACGCTCGATGGCGCGGGTGGTCATGAACAGCAGCCAGGAGAGGCCGAGCACCCCGAAGCCGAGCCAGACGCTCGGCTTGAAGGCGATCCCCGCGGCCCACTCGACGACCCCGGTCAGCACGAGCCCGACCGGGACGAGGGAGTAGGCGGCGATCCTCGTGGCCGTGAGGAACCGTTTGCGGTACGCGGTCACCGCGGCGATGCCCAGGCCGGCCGCCGACACCGCGGAACAGATGGTCTCGGCAAGCATCGGGGCCTCCAGGTGCAGGGGATACGTCCCTTCCATCCTGCACCGGCGACCGCCGTCGGGGCCATGGCGGTCGCCCACCTCAGGGACATTTCAGGGCCGGACTCCTCCCCAGGGGGTGGCCCGGTCCCGATGGGGGCCCGTCCGCCCGGCCTGAGAGACTGGGCCCATGAGCGATTCCTCCCCCGCGGCACCGGTCGTCCTCGACCTCTGGTGCGATCTCGAATGCCCCGACTGCCACCGCGCCCTCGACGATGTGCGCGCGCTGCGCGCCCGGTACGGGGACCGCGTCGAGATCCGGCTGCGGCACTTCCCGCTGGACAAGCACAAGCACGCCTACGCCGCGGCCCAGGCCGCCGAGGAGGCGACGGACCAGGGCAAGGGCTGGCCGTACATCGAGGCCCTGCTGTCCCGCACCGCCGATCTCGGCCGCACGGGCGAGCCCGTGCTCCTCGACGTGGCACGGGAACTGGACCTGGACGCCGAGGAGTTCGACACCGCGCTGATCGACGGCCGGCATCTGCTGATCGTCGACGCCGACCAGGCGGAGGGCAAGGCGATCGGCGTCACCGGCACGCCCACCTATGTGATCGGCGACGAGCGGCTGGACGGCGGGAAGAGCCAGGACGGACTGCGCGAGCGGATCGAGGAGATCGTCGACGGCGTCCTGGCCGCACGGGACCGGTAGACCTATATCCGCGGAGAGGCGGCGGCAGGTGTACCGGTGGCGGCCGGTAGGACCGGCGGCGCCCCGCCCCGTGGATCGGCCGGGCCCCGGGAAGGCCGCTACAGCGCCTTGGCCAGGTTGTACCGCGTCGTCGTGTAGCCCAGGGACTCGTACAGCCGCAGGGCCGGGGTGTTGGAGGTGAAGACGTGCAGGCCGAGCCGGTCCGCGCCCCAGGCCCGGGTGATGTCCTCGGCGAGCAGCATCAGGGCCCGGCCGTGGCCCCGGCCCCGGTGCTCCTCGCGCACCCCGACGTCGAAGACGAATCCGGCCGGGCCGCCCGGCGGCAGCTCCCGCTGGGCCACCCACACATGGCCGACGACCTCGCCCCCGTGCACCAGCACCCGGAAGCTCACGCCCCCGGTGGCCGGTCCGTCCGGCAGGAGGGCCGCGTGGTCGGCCTCGGACTTGAGCCGGGCCTGCTCGGGCGGCACTCCACGGTCGATCCAGTCCTGCGCGTACGTCCGTACCGCGTCCCGTCGCCAGACGGCGAACTCCTCCTCGCTCATCGCGCGTGAGGTGAGGCCCCCGGGGAGCGGGGAGGTTCCCGGGCCGAGGTCCTTGACCATGTTGCGGCTGCGTTCGGTGTAGCCGAGGGCGGCCGCGAGGCAGCGGGCCGGGTCGTTGTCGGCGGGGACCTCCACCCGCACCCGGGTGCAGCCCCACCCGCGCAGCACCTCCTCGGCGGCGAGCGCGGCGATGGTGCCCCGGCCGCGTCTGCGCCGGGACTCCTCGACGTCGAGCGAGCGCAGCACCCCGGCGGTCGCGCCGAAGGCGTCGTCGGTGCTGATCGCGACGGAGCCGACGCGCCGCCCGTTGTCACACACGTCGTAGGTGCGGGCCCGCGCACCGTCGGCGCCCTGCTGAAGCGGCCCGGACGGCCGGAGTGTCGTGGTCATCAAGGGTGTCTATCCCCTGCGCGACGCCCCGTCACTCTCTTTTCCGGGCCGACGGGGCCCCTCACGGGTCGAGGTCGTCCCCGGCCCGCTCGGCGAAGATCCGCATGGCCTTCGCCGTCACCGGCCCGATCTCCGGGGTCAGCTCGCGGTCGTCCAGCCGGTGCACCGCCTGGACGTCGCGGAGCGTCGAGGTCAGGAACACCTCGTCGGCCTCGGCGAGGACGTCCATCGGCAGGTCGGTCTCCTCCGCCCCGGTCCACTCCACGGCCAGGGCGCGGGTGATCCCGGCGAGGCAGCCGGAGGCCACCGGCGGGGTGTGGATGCGGCCGTCCAGGACGACGAACACGTTGGAGCCGGTGCCTTCGCAGAGGCGGTCGGCGGTATTGGGGAACAGCGCCTCGGACGCGCCCCGTTCCCGCGCCCGTGCCAGGGCGACGACGTTCTCCGCGTACGAGGTGGTCTTCAGGCCGACGAGCGCGCCGCGTTCGTTGCGCGTCCAGGGGACCGTGATCACCGCCGTGCTGTCCGGGCGGCGGCTCACCCCGTCGAGGGCGACGACGAGGCTCGGCCCGTCAGTTCCCCGGTCGGAGCCGAGCGGGGACAGCCCGCCGGTGTAGGTGATCCGCAGGCGCCCCAGGGCGACGGGGTTGGCGTCGATGACCGCGGCGGCGGCGCGCCGGACCTCGTCGTGGTCCGGGTCGGGCAGGCCCAGCCCCCGGGCGGACCGGGTGAGCCGGTCGAGGTGCCGGGTCAGCGCGAAGGGGCGCCCCTCGCTCGTACGCACCGTCTCGAAGATGCCGTCGCCCACGGTCAGCCCGTGGTCGAGCACCGACAGCCGGGCGTCGTGGGCGTCCCGCAGTCCGCCGTTGACCCAGATCCTCATAGCGCGGTCCTTCCTGTCTCCGGATACGCGCCCGACGCTACAGCGAGCAGCCGGGAGGCCTTGAGCTCGGTCTCGTCCCATTCGCGCTCCGGGTCGGACCCCCAGGTGATCCCGGCCCCGGTCCCGAACCGCAGCAGCGCCGCCGACCCGGTCCGGTCGATCCAGAACGTCCTTATGCCCACCGCGAGGGAGGCGGTCCCCCGGTCGGCGTCGACCCAGCCGACCGCACCGCAGTACGGCCCGCGCGGGGCCCGTTCCAGCTCGGCGATGATCCGCAGCGCGCTGGACTTCGGAGCGCCCGTGACCGAGCCCGGCGGGAAGGCCGCCGAGAACAGCTCGGGCCAGCCCGCTCCCCCGGCCAGCCGCCCCTGGACGGTGGAGACGAGGTGGACGAGACCCGGGTGCTTCTCCACCACGCAGAGATCGGGCACGCTCACGCTTCCGGTGGCGCAGACCCGGCCCAGGTCGTTGCGGACCAGGTCCACGATCATCACGTTCTCCGCGTGGTCCTTCGCCAGCAGGTCGTCCTCGGTCCGGCCGGTGCCCTTGATCGGCCCGGACTCCACGATCCGCCCGTCGCGCCGGAGGAAGAGCTCCGGCGACGCGGTGGCGACCTCGACGCCGTGGCCGGGCAGCCGGATCGTTCCCGCGTACGGGGCGGGGTTGCCGCGGGCGAGCAGGGAGGTGAGGGCATCGACGTCGGCCCCGGCCCCGCCGCCGGGGAGCGGTGCGGACAGCACGCGGCAGAGGTTGGCCTGGTAGACGTCGCCCGCCGCGATGTGTTCACGGATCCGCCGTACGCCCGCCGTGTAGGCGTCACGGTCCAGCGAGGAGGTCCAGTCCCCGACGGCGGGCCCTCGCCACGCTCCGGGCGCGGGAGGGGGCACCGCTTCCTTGCGCACGTCGGAGAAGCGGGCGCAGACGGTACGCCCTTCGAAATCGGCGCATACCGCCCAGAAACCGGATGAGTCAAGGGCCGCGGGATCGTGGGTCACATCCTGCAGACCGGAGGCGATGAGGCCGTCGAAACGGGCCAAGGGGGCGAGGTCGGACACGCGAATGAGTCTAGGACGGTCCGCAGTGACCTGCGCCGGGGCGAGTCACCGCAGCACGCTGCACAAACGCGTTTTTGTGCTGGCCCAGGAATCCGCTAGAGTTCAACACGTCGCCGGGACGCGCAAGCGGGCCGTTAGGACAAGCGGACGTAGCTCAGTTGGTAGAGCGCAACCTTGCCAAGGTTGAGGTCGCCAGTTCGAACCTGGTCGTCCGCTCGCAGAAGGTGGGGGATTCTTCCCGAGCCCCCATCCCTGGTGGAGTGGCCGAGAGGCGAGGCAACGGCCTGCAAAGCCGTCTACACGGGTTCAAATCCCGTCTCCACCTCCAAGGACGATTAGCTCAGCGGGAGAGCGCTTCCCTGACACGGAAGAGGTCACTGGTTCAATCCCAGTATCGTCCACTGGTCCGCAAGGATCATCGGTCCGCAAGGATCCCCGCGCGATTAGCTCAGCGGGAGAGCGCTTCCCTGACACGGAAGAGGTCACTGGTTCAATCCCAGTATCGCGCACGCAGTACACGCAGATCCGCCCCGCGCGATTAGCTCAGCGGGAGAGCGCTTCCCTGACACGGAAGAGGTCACTGGTTCAATCCCAGTATCGCGCACCACGTTGAGAACCCCCGGCCGTCTCCAGGCCGGGGGTTCTTCCGTCGTATGGGCCGCCGCCCTCCGGGACCCGGTGGCGCGGCGGCCGCCCGTTCCCCCGGGTCCCGGAGGAGCGCTCAGGACGAGAACAGCATGCGGCCGAAGCCCTTCTGACGGTGGTGGCCGTAGTGCGCACCGTGCCCGCCGTGCTGCGGCGCGCCCCAGGCGGGAGCATGGGCGGCGGGCGCTGCAGGGTAGGCCTGCGGGGCGGGGGGCGCAGCAGGGTAGGCCTGCGGGGCGGGAGGTGCGGGCGGCGCCTGCTGGGACCACTGGGACTCCAGACGGGTCAGCGACTCCAGCTCGCCGTAGTCGAGGAATATCCCCCGGCAACCGCTGCACTGCTCGATCTGAACGCCGTTGCGGTTGTACGTGTTCATCTGCGCGTGACACTTCGGGCACTGCATCATCGGCTCGGCTCCTCGCCCTCGTTGTGCCGTCGCCGGAATGTCTGCCCGGCGGCGGTCCGTTCACCCTACGACGCGTGGTCGGCGGTCAACTCGGGCGGCAACGTAGCGATTCGGGCACAGGATTCGATCATCAGCTGTTCGAGCTCGTCGGGATCCCGCTGCTCCGTGGCGCACTTGGCGAGGGCGAGGGCCGCCGTCTGCACCGTCAGCGCGCGGGCCGGGACGTCCAGTTCGGGCCAGGGGTCCCCGTCGGCGGGCACCGCGGGCCCCCCGGCGGACCGGTAGGCGTCCAGGAAGGCCAACCAGTCCTCCGGAGCCAGGAGTCCGGCCGCGTACCAGGCGGCGGGCCGGCCGAGGTCCCAGGCCGGATCGCCCGCCCCCGCGTCGTCCACGTCGATGAGCAGCCAGGGCCCGTCCGGAGCGGGATGGCGGACGAGTTGGCCGAGGTGCAGGTCCCCGTGGCACAGGAAGCCGCCCCTTCCGGCGGGTGCCGGGGCCTCGCCCCGGGCCCAGGCGGGCAGGGTCCGCCAGCCGGCCAGCACGGGCAGGACGGCCGGGTCGCCGGGAAGGGCGGCGCGCATCCGGGCGACGGCCCGCGCGGCCTTGGCCGGCCCGCCCATCGGCGGGAGCCGGAACGGGGGCTCCGTCCGGTGGAGGCGGGCGAGCAGCGCCGCGGCCTCGGCCCAGGGGGCCGCCCCGGGGTCGGTGGGGTCGACGGGCGCGCCGAGCGGCCAGAGCGTGACCGGACGCGGGGCGGGCGTGGCGCGCTCCAGGAATTCCGGGCGCCGGTCGTCGGAGGTCACCGGCCGCCGGGGGTGTCCGGAGTGCCCCGGTCGCCCCGGGACGGCGCGGGAGTGCCCGGGGGCGGTGAGCGGCGGGAGCAGGATCCCGGTGAGCTGCGGGGCGGCGGCCAGGGCGATCCGGGCGGCGAGCGCCTCGCGGTCGGTGTCGGCGGCGTGGGCCTTCGCGACGATCGCGCCACTGCGGACCACCGTGCCGTCGGGCCGGTCCGCGAGGACCTGTGGCGGCCCGCACACGCAACGCGCCCTGGCGGGGTGGGAGAGGCCATGCGCGAGGGTGCCCAGGTCATGGACGACTGAGGTCTGGGTGGTGGTCAACAGCTCCCCCGGCGGTCGGCCCGGCCGTGGCACCGGTCCCGCCGTGAGCGTAACGCGAGGAGCCGGCCCGGGAACCGACCGGTCCGGAAGCAGGTGCCGGGCCGGGCCGGGCCGGAACATCGCACCGGTGCATCGGTCCGAACGCCAAGCCGAACGCCGGTCCGAACGGCCGAGGAGAACCGCCTGGCCGGAACACCCCACCCCGGAACTCCGGGCCGGCCGGAGCATCGGCCCTGAAACCGTTGGCGCCGGTGCTTGTGTGCCGGCCCTGCGGGGCAACGGCAAGAGCGGGGGCCCGGACAGCGCGATGCCCGGTCAGCTCCCCAGCTGACCGGACAAACGCTGCCGTCCGCCGCACCCCCGTCCCCACGGGGCTGTTGGCCGGATGTGTGGGTCCGGACCGCTCTTCCGGACCCCGGGCGCCGCTCAGCGCCCCAGCATCACCGCCACGGACGACGCCTGTGTGACCACCGCTTCCCAGCCGCCGAAGCCGACCGCGAGCAGGGTCGCCAGGGGAAGGACCATCGCCGTCGCCACCAAGGGGTGACGGGTGCCGGACGAACGGGCGCCGTACGCCGCGTACGCCCTGCGCCCCTGCGTACGGACCACCGTCCGCGTTGCCGTGTCCGACATGGTTCCTCTCCTGACCTGATGGGGAGCGACGGGCGTGTGACCTCGGGGGACGAGTGCTGCGCCCGCCGCTTGACCTCAACATTAGGTAACCGGCCCACACAGGGCGTCATGCCCGCGTACCGAATCCCGGGCCTCCCGGAGGATGAGCCGTCGTCGACCGGCGTACTCCCCTGGGTGGAGACGGACCATCGGGGGTGGGGGACTTCCCGGAGGGGACGCCGGGGGCTGTCCGGCTCGCTTCCGGTACGCGCCCGCCGGCCTCCCGGACGCGTGCGGCGACCTCCTACCGGACGCGTGCGCCGACATCCCGGACGCGTGCGCCGGGTGACTTCACTCACGCCCACCGCTCCCGGCGGGCGGCCGCCCCCGTGCCGGGGCCCCTCGGGGCACCGCCACCCGGTGGGCCCGGGCGGCGGTCGCGGCCTCCGCGGCGGCCGCGGCCCGGGGTTTCCCCGGTGATCCAAACCCCCTTGCCCGGGGGCACTTTGAGTGGGCCGACCGGCCGCGGGGCCCGGATCCGCCGTGCCCCGCCGCCTCTTCACCTCTCCCGCCCGGCACGGACAATCGAATCCCCGGCGAGGGCGCGGCCTCTGAGCGCGCCGGGCGCGGGGTACGTAAGCTGTGCCTCGTCAGGCGGACCAGGCAGCGGGGATGGGCAGACGATGGCGATGATGCGGCTCCGGCGCGAGGACCCGCGTCTCGTCGGCTCGTTCCGGCTGCACCGACGGCTCGGCGCGGGCGGTATGGGCGTCGTCTACCTCGGCTCCGACCGGCGCGGCCAGCGGGTCGCGCTCAAGGTGATCCGGCCCGACCTGGCGGAGGATCAGGAGTTCCGCTCGCGGTTCGCTCGCGAGGTGTCTGCGGCCCGGCGGATCCGCGGCGGCTGCACGGCCCGGCTGGTCGCCGCCGACCTGGAGGCGGACCGCCCGTGGTTCGCGACGCAGTACGTGCCCGGCCCCTCGCTGCACGACAAGGTCGCCGAGGAGGGCCCGCTGGCCGCCGCCGAGGTCGCCTCGATCGGGGCCGCGCTCTCCGAGGGACTGGTGGCGGTGCACGAGGCGGGGGTGGTCCACCGCGACCTGAAGCCGTCGAACATCCTCCTCTCCCCCAAGGGCCCCCGCATCATCGACTTCGGCATCGCCTGGGCGACCGGGGCGAGCACCCTCACCCACGTCGGTACGGCGGTGGGGTCGCCCGGGTTCCTCGCACCCGAGCAGGTCCGGGGCGCGGCCGTGACGCCTGCGACGGACGTCTTCTCGCTCGGCGCGACCCTGGCGTACGCGGCGATGGCCGACTCCCCCTTCGGGCACGGCAGTTCCGAGGTGATGCTGTACCGCGTCGTGCACGAGGAGCCGCAGCTCGACGATGTGCACGACGCGCTGGCCCCCCTGGTGCGCGCCTGTCTGGCGAAGGACCCGGAGGAGCGGCCCAGCACGCTGCAACTGTCCATGCGGCTCAAGGAGATCGCGGCGCGCGAGGCGCAGGGGCTGCACGAGAGCCGGCCGCCCCTCCAGCGCTCCGCCCAGGACGCCGACCGGCCGACCGGCCGGATGGCCGATCCGTACGCCGATCAGCAAACGCGCCGTTCGGAGGGCCCGTCCGGCTCCCGCCCCCAGCCGGGCAGGCGGGGCGCGCCCGCGCGTTCGGGGCCCCCGCGCACCGGTGGCTCGCGGCCTCGGCAGGGATCGCGCGACACGACGCGTTCCGGGAAGCGGCAGGGCCCCCCGGCCGGGACGAACGGCCGGCCGGGTACCCGTCCCGGGGGCCGCACGACCTCGGCGGGGCGGCGTCCGGCCAATCCGCGACTGCTGCGCCAGCGGCTGGTGGTGTTCGTCGTGGTGACGCTGCTGGTGGCGCTGGGCATCGCGGCGGCGCAGGGCTGCCAGGGGCCGGCACGCGGGCTGGGCGGCACCGGGACCGGAGCGGGAGCCGGAGCCGGGATCGAGCAGCAGTACCGGGCGCCGCAGACGCAGACGCACGCCGTGCGGGAGTCGTGGCAGTCGTCCTGACGACGCCGGGACCGACCGGGGCTGCCCGCGCTCAGTTCTCCGGGCGTCCCGTGGCCACCGCGTAGAAGGCGACGGCCGCCGCCGCGCCCACGTTCAGCGAGTCGACGCCGTGCGCCATCGGGATGCGGACCCATGCGTCGGCGGCCGTCAGGGCCTGTGTCGACAGCCCGTCGCCTTCCGCGCCGAGCATCAGCGCCACCCGGTCCAGCCGGTGCGGGGCCGCCTCGTCGATACTGGTGGCCTTGGCGTCCGGGGTGAGGGCGAGGAGCCGGAAGCCGGCCTCGCGTACCCCTTCCAGCGTCTTGGGCCAGGCTTCGAGCCGGGCGTAGGGGACGGAGAACACCGCGCCCATGGAGACCTTGACGGAGCGCCGGTAGAGCGGGTCGGCGCAGTCCGGGGAGAGCAGGACCGCGTCCATGCCCAGAGCCGCCGCGCTGCGGAAGATGGCGCCGATGTTGGTGTGGTCGTTCACCGACTCCATGACCACCACGCGGCGCGCGGTGGCGAGCAGTTCGGCGGGGGCGGGCAGCGGCTTGCGCTGCATGGAGGCGAGCGCACCGCGGTGGACGTGGTAGCCGGTGACGCGTTCGGCCAGGTCGGGGGCGACGGCGTACACCGGCGCCGGGACCTCCTCGATGACGTCGCGCATGGCATGGACCCACTTGGCCGAGAGCAGCATCGACCGCATCTCGTACCCGGCCTGCCGGGCACGGCGGATCACCTTCTCGCCCTCGGCGATGAAGAGGCCTTCGGCGGGTTCGCGCCGTCGTCGCAGCTCGACGTCGGTCAGGCCGATGTAGTCGCTCAGCCGCGGGTCGTCGGGGTCGTCGACGGTGATGAGATCTGCCACAGATGCTGCCTTGTCCGGTGTGTGGTGCCAACGCCTGGGATGGAGAGGGGTGACCGCGGGCTACTTCACGCCTGGTCGTCCTGCCGGTCCTGGCCGGTCCCCGGCGCGGAGTGCGGGCCGACGGCGACGACCTCGCCGATGACGATCACGGCGGGCGGGCGCACGTCCTCGGCGACCGCCCGCTCGCCGACGTCCGCGAGGGTCGCGTCGACCCGGCGCTGGGCGGCCGTGGTGCCCTCCTGGACGAGGGCGACCGGGGTGGCAGGGTCCTTGCCGTGGGCGATCAGGGCGGCGGCGATGGCGCCGATCTTGTCGACGGCCATCAGCAGGACGAGGGTGCCGCGCAGCCGGGCGATGGCCTCCCAGTCGACCAGCGAACGCGGGTCCTCGGGGGCGACATGGCCGCTGACCACGGTGAACTCGTGGGCCACGCCCCGGTGGGTGACCGGGATACCGGCCGCTCCGGGGACGGAGATGGTGCTGGAGATCCCGGGGACGACCGTGCAGGGGATGCCCTCGGCGGCCAGCGCCTGGGCCTCTTCCATGCCGCGGCCGAAGACGAACGGGTCGCCGCCCTTGAGGCGGACCACGGACTTGCCCGCCTTGGCGTGCT is a window from the Streptomyces sp. MMBL 11-1 genome containing:
- a CDS encoding TIGR02611 family protein, which codes for MNAESDERSEVAEQAAPASATGESVRAERELGSRAPGFVKASKALHLSWQVGVFIVGLGVVIAGALMLVLPGPGWLVIFGGMAIWATEFVWAQLVLRWTKRKVTEAAQRALDPKVRRRNIILTTLGLVIMAVLAGIYVWKFGLAMPWKIGE
- a CDS encoding SsgA family sporulation/cell division regulator; this translates as MNTTVSCELHLRLVVSSESSLPVPAGLRYDTADPYAVHATFHTGAEETVEWVFARDLLAEGLHRPTGTGDVRVWPSRSHGQGVVCIALSSPEGEALLEAPARALESFLKRTDAAVPPGTEHRHFDLDTELSHILAES
- a CDS encoding CGNR zinc finger domain-containing protein codes for the protein MLIPHDTRIALDTVVDLVNTAPESEPPRDGLAGGSEDGLADVAALYAFAERHLISGVGTLGEKDLTAVRDVRARFAEIFATPDPRAAADLVNRLVAAAGTTPQLTDHDGYDWHVHYFAPDASIADHLAADCGMALAFIIVAGEQERLRRCEAPDCGHAFVDLSRNRSRRYCSSRTCGNRLHVAAYRARRKEAAG
- a CDS encoding DsbA family protein, with translation MSDSSPAAPVVLDLWCDLECPDCHRALDDVRALRARYGDRVEIRLRHFPLDKHKHAYAAAQAAEEATDQGKGWPYIEALLSRTADLGRTGEPVLLDVARELDLDAEEFDTALIDGRHLLIVDADQAEGKAIGVTGTPTYVIGDERLDGGKSQDGLRERIEEIVDGVLAARDR
- a CDS encoding GNAT family N-acetyltransferase; translation: MTTTLRPSGPLQQGADGARARTYDVCDNGRRVGSVAISTDDAFGATAGVLRSLDVEESRRRRGRGTIAALAAEEVLRGWGCTRVRVEVPADNDPARCLAAALGYTERSRNMVKDLGPGTSPLPGGLTSRAMSEEEFAVWRRDAVRTYAQDWIDRGVPPEQARLKSEADHAALLPDGPATGGVSFRVLVHGGEVVGHVWVAQRELPPGGPAGFVFDVGVREEHRGRGHGRALMLLAEDITRAWGADRLGLHVFTSNTPALRLYESLGYTTTRYNLAKAL
- a CDS encoding aminotransferase class IV, whose translation is MRIWVNGGLRDAHDARLSVLDHGLTVGDGIFETVRTSEGRPFALTRHLDRLTRSARGLGLPDPDHDEVRRAAAAVIDANPVALGRLRITYTGGLSPLGSDRGTDGPSLVVALDGVSRRPDSTAVITVPWTRNERGALVGLKTTSYAENVVALARARERGASEALFPNTADRLCEGTGSNVFVVLDGRIHTPPVASGCLAGITRALAVEWTGAEETDLPMDVLAEADEVFLTSTLRDVQAVHRLDDRELTPEIGPVTAKAMRIFAERAGDDLDP
- a CDS encoding chorismate-binding protein; its protein translation is MSDLAPLARFDGLIASGLQDVTHDPAALDSSGFWAVCADFEGRTVCARFSDVRKEAVPPPAPGAWRGPAVGDWTSSLDRDAYTAGVRRIREHIAAGDVYQANLCRVLSAPLPGGGAGADVDALTSLLARGNPAPYAGTIRLPGHGVEVATASPELFLRRDGRIVESGPIKGTGRTEDDLLAKDHAENVMIVDLVRNDLGRVCATGSVSVPDLCVVEKHPGLVHLVSTVQGRLAGGAGWPELFSAAFPPGSVTGAPKSSALRIIAELERAPRGPYCGAVGWVDADRGTASLAVGIRTFWIDRTGSAALLRFGTGAGITWGSDPEREWDETELKASRLLAVASGAYPETGRTAL
- a CDS encoding TFIIB-type zinc ribbon-containing protein, with amino-acid sequence MMQCPKCHAQMNTYNRNGVQIEQCSGCRGIFLDYGELESLTRLESQWSQQAPPAPPAPQAYPAAPPAPQAYPAAPAAHAPAWGAPQHGGHGAHYGHHRQKGFGRMLFSS
- a CDS encoding phosphotransferase, producing MTTTQTSVVHDLGTLAHGLSHPARARCVCGPPQVLADRPDGTVVRSGAIVAKAHAADTDREALAARIALAAAPQLTGILLPPLTAPGHSRAVPGRPGHSGHPRRPVTSDDRRPEFLERATPAPRPVTLWPLGAPVDPTDPGAAPWAEAAALLARLHRTEPPFRLPPMGGPAKAARAVARMRAALPGDPAVLPVLAGWRTLPAWARGEAPAPAGRGGFLCHGDLHLGQLVRHPAPDGPWLLIDVDDAGAGDPAWDLGRPAAWYAAGLLAPEDWLAFLDAYRSAGGPAVPADGDPWPELDVPARALTVQTAALALAKCATEQRDPDELEQLMIESCARIATLPPELTADHAS